From a region of the Desulfonatronovibrio hydrogenovorans DSM 9292 genome:
- a CDS encoding RNA-guided endonuclease InsQ/TnpB family protein, with amino-acid sequence MLVPRGYRFRLKLRAEDEQKFVQFAGCCRFVWNKALTHQDSLFQAEGEKILSKTKLLNLLPEWKNEHPFLREAHSQILQQSLIDLDRAYQNFFRRLKQGEDPGYPRYKKKFVHDSFRFPQGFKVEGRHIYLPKLGWFRFYKSQDI; translated from the coding sequence ATGCTGGTACCCAGGGGATATAGATTCAGGCTTAAACTTCGGGCTGAAGATGAACAGAAGTTTGTCCAGTTTGCCGGGTGTTGCCGTTTTGTATGGAACAAGGCCTTAACCCATCAGGACAGCCTTTTTCAGGCTGAAGGTGAAAAGATTCTATCCAAAACCAAACTCCTGAACCTGTTGCCTGAGTGGAAGAATGAGCATCCCTTTCTAAGGGAAGCTCATTCCCAAATTCTGCAGCAAAGCCTGATTGACCTGGACCGGGCCTACCAGAACTTTTTCAGAAGATTGAAACAGGGCGAAGATCCCGGCTATCCCAGGTACAAGAAAAAGTTTGTGCATGATAGTTTCAGATTTCCCCAGGGATTTAAAGTCGAAGGCAGACATATATATCTGCCTAAGCTCGGTTGGTTCAGGTTCTACAAGAGTCAAGACATT
- the istB gene encoding IS21-like element helper ATPase IstB yields the protein MSIACTATLCSNLKSLNLSNMARMLESSVRQARESGMDYQDFLLELTEHELNIRNQNRLKRRIKEARFPLLKTFEDYDFEAAPELDRRCIRGLCSGEYIRDHKNVILLGRSGTGKTHLATALGVEACKQGIRTRFVTACGLANELIESRHERQLQKSLQRYFRYGLLIVDELGYVPFSKEGSELLFQVLAERHERGSVIITSNLGFGDWNQVFGDSNLTAALLDRITHRATIINCTWDSFRLKESLKNRKTD from the coding sequence ATGAGTATAGCCTGTACAGCCACCCTTTGCTCCAACCTCAAGAGTCTGAACCTTTCCAATATGGCCAGGATGCTTGAGAGTTCAGTCAGGCAGGCCAGGGAATCTGGCATGGACTATCAGGACTTTCTTCTGGAACTGACAGAGCACGAGCTCAACATACGCAATCAAAACAGGCTCAAGAGAAGAATCAAGGAAGCCAGGTTCCCCTTACTCAAGACTTTCGAAGATTATGACTTTGAGGCTGCCCCTGAACTTGACCGCAGATGTATAAGAGGACTCTGCAGCGGGGAGTACATCAGGGATCATAAGAACGTTATCCTTCTTGGCAGAAGCGGAACCGGCAAGACCCACCTGGCCACTGCTCTTGGAGTGGAGGCATGCAAGCAGGGTATCCGCACCAGGTTTGTTACAGCCTGCGGCTTGGCCAATGAACTGATTGAATCCCGGCATGAGCGACAATTACAAAAGAGCCTGCAACGTTACTTTCGCTATGGATTACTGATAGTAGACGAGCTTGGATATGTGCCTTTCTCCAAGGAGGGATCAGAGCTTTTATTCCAGGTACTTGCAGAACGACACGAGCGCGGTTCAGTGATCATAACCAGTAACCTTGGCTTTGGAGATTGGAACCAGGTGTTCGGTGACTCTAATCTTACAGCTGCGCTTCTGGACAGAATCACACATAGAGCCACCATCATCAATTGTACTTGGGACAGCTTCAGGCTGAAAGAATCTTTGAAAAACAGAAAAACTGATTAG
- a CDS encoding transposase: protein MITVEQYEYVRVGSRVYGKSIRELSRETGHSRNTIRKVLRDEYKVYKSRDNQPYPVLDPYKAIIDQWLKKDKDRPKKQRHTARRIYNRLVEEEGYQGSESTVRRYVRQAKALFGLKRSGAFIPLVPDVGQEAEVDWGQANVIIGGHMEACKFFCMRSIWQDFCSILPCRETAMSF, encoded by the coding sequence ATGATCACAGTGGAGCAATATGAGTATGTCAGGGTTGGCAGTCGGGTATACGGGAAGTCAATAAGGGAGTTGTCGCGGGAGACGGGCCATTCCAGAAATACGATTCGCAAGGTTCTAAGGGATGAGTATAAGGTCTACAAGAGCAGAGACAATCAGCCTTACCCTGTTCTTGACCCGTACAAGGCTATCATTGATCAGTGGCTTAAGAAAGATAAAGACAGGCCCAAAAAGCAGAGACACACTGCCAGGAGGATATATAACCGACTTGTAGAAGAAGAGGGTTATCAGGGGTCTGAGTCCACGGTTCGTCGTTATGTTCGGCAAGCCAAGGCATTATTTGGCTTAAAGAGGTCAGGAGCGTTCATTCCTCTTGTTCCTGATGTGGGTCAGGAAGCAGAGGTGGACTGGGGCCAGGCTAACGTGATCATTGGTGGTCACATGGAGGCTTGCAAGTTTTTCTGCATGCGTTCGATCTGGCAAGACTTTTGTTCGATTTTACCGTGCAGAGAGACAGCAATGTCTTTTTGA
- a CDS encoding Mu transposase domain-containing protein, with protein sequence MNGFDFFGGVFPTLVYDNMTTAVQKVLRGKNRILQDEFRKFCSFYSFKTEFCNPAKGNEKGGVEGVVGYVRRNFMVPLPEAESLEALNEDLLKKCLKHGEHVTTGRTKNINQLFEQEKAHLLLIPDNQFCNILHTTGKVDHYSTVVVDKNRYSVPASFAGMKVSVSLGVSRVEIFYEGKKVASHSRFYGNNKWSLDPDHYLDLLEKRPGAFDTARPIRQWRTTWPDAYDQFLSRLRTTQGINKGTKDFISVLKLCRSFKIEEVTRAIDAALKAGVSSGEAVRHLLVHPVADQKSDPVPNWSVLPKADVSVYGQLGGVI encoded by the coding sequence ATGAATGGGTTTGATTTTTTTGGGGGTGTCTTCCCTACTCTGGTCTATGACAATATGACAACGGCGGTTCAGAAGGTTTTAAGGGGCAAGAATCGGATTCTACAGGATGAGTTTCGGAAGTTTTGTTCTTTCTACAGCTTCAAGACCGAGTTCTGCAATCCTGCCAAAGGCAATGAGAAAGGCGGAGTTGAGGGAGTTGTGGGATATGTCAGGCGTAACTTCATGGTTCCCCTGCCCGAGGCAGAGAGCCTTGAGGCCTTGAATGAAGATTTGCTCAAGAAATGTCTGAAACATGGAGAACATGTTACAACAGGCAGGACAAAGAATATTAATCAGTTGTTTGAGCAGGAGAAGGCTCATCTGCTGCTTATTCCAGATAACCAGTTCTGTAACATTTTGCACACAACGGGGAAGGTTGATCATTACAGTACGGTCGTGGTGGACAAGAACCGCTACTCTGTTCCGGCGTCTTTTGCAGGAATGAAGGTTTCGGTCAGCCTTGGGGTGTCCAGGGTGGAAATATTTTATGAAGGCAAAAAGGTAGCCTCTCATTCCCGTTTTTATGGGAACAACAAGTGGTCACTTGACCCGGACCACTATCTGGATCTTCTTGAGAAACGTCCCGGAGCCTTTGATACAGCCAGACCCATCAGGCAGTGGCGTACCACATGGCCTGACGCCTATGACCAGTTTCTGTCAAGATTAAGAACCACACAGGGGATCAATAAGGGTACAAAGGATTTTATATCAGTTCTCAAGCTGTGCCGTTCTTTTAAAATTGAAGAAGTAACCAGAGCCATAGACGCGGCCTTGAAGGCCGGAGTAAGTTCCGGGGAAGCGGTCCGTCACCTTTTAGTCCATCCCGTGGCAGATCAGAAGTCAGATCCAGTACCGAACTGGTCTGTCCTGCCTAAAGCAGATGTGTCTGTATATGGTCAGCTGGGGGGTGTGATATGA